Proteins from a genomic interval of Tenacibaculum sp. SZ-18:
- a CDS encoding TlpA family protein disulfide reductase, whose translation MKKFIILTSILFIQLSFSQDNRGQDLVGKEFGDFVFEDINGISYNFKENKKPKIVVVSASWCGPCVYLKEAVNKNVEKYFNQIDFIYLFWDSKKELVKIKDQYNSKVILIPSKKRKDDIACIEIGEFENCFGFPTVYSINTENRIQKIEIGAAVEMNDVLVKGELYSMSIEEAHNQNYKKIERLIIQLIK comes from the coding sequence ATGAAAAAATTTATTATTTTAACCTCTATTTTATTCATTCAACTATCTTTTTCTCAAGACAATAGAGGACAAGATCTAGTTGGCAAAGAATTTGGAGATTTCGTTTTTGAGGATATTAACGGAATCAGCTATAACTTTAAAGAAAACAAAAAGCCCAAAATAGTTGTAGTATCTGCTTCCTGGTGTGGTCCATGTGTATACCTAAAAGAAGCAGTAAATAAGAATGTAGAAAAATATTTTAATCAAATTGACTTTATCTATCTCTTTTGGGATTCTAAAAAAGAATTGGTTAAAATAAAGGATCAATATAATTCAAAAGTTATTTTAATTCCATCAAAAAAAAGAAAAGATGATATTGCATGTATAGAAATAGGAGAATTTGAAAATTGTTTTGGATTCCCCACAGTTTATTCAATAAATACTGAAAATAGAATTCAAAAAATTGAAATAGGAGCAGCTGTAGAAATGAATGATGTACTTGTAAAAGGAGAATTGTATAGTATGTCAATAGAAGAAGCTCATAACCAGAACTATAAAAAAATCGAAAGATTAATCATACAATTGATAAAATAA
- a CDS encoding FEKKY domain-containing protein — MKRKKKILIGIGILLFGILLWSFGFVNRYNFLTAKIDVMNGNPKIVTVGLPIFSNTELNLITEKYGFKNVNFGCMVTQSELNGIDAYNAVMERYLEKKNGMNWRKKYEKKIDSFIKIKRLN; from the coding sequence ATGAAACGTAAAAAGAAAATATTAATCGGAATTGGAATTCTACTATTCGGAATTTTACTATGGAGTTTTGGATTTGTCAATAGATATAATTTTTTGACTGCAAAAATTGATGTTATGAATGGGAATCCTAAAATAGTTACTGTTGGACTTCCAATCTTTTCGAACACTGAGTTGAATTTAATTACAGAAAAATATGGATTTAAAAATGTGAATTTTGGTTGTATGGTAACCCAATCTGAATTAAACGGAATTGACGCTTACAACGCCGTAATGGAAAGATATTTGGAGAAAAAAAACGGAATGAATTGGCGAAAGAAGTATGAAAAAAAAATCGATTCGTTTATTAAAATAAAACGTCTGAATTAA
- a CDS encoding SOS response-associated peptidase: protein MCFTKSNTKSAEENEKRFKASFIAPEIYQSYYARSGYSTDYLYIIKQNESEIINPAYWGLLPENITIDKRQEYLSQYRTYNARVDKILNNQNRAAYFIKSQRCIILADGIFEPHYRSDISYPHYIKYHDHGLFALAGVYTELDDGLYTTTIITREANPYFAEIHNKKKQGTFRMPLILNQEDESNWLSNDLNTSDITELLNSFTSKKFVDYPVRKSSGHPINNAEGIQPFFYPEQQSLF from the coding sequence ATGTGCTTTACTAAATCAAATACAAAATCAGCAGAAGAAAACGAAAAAAGATTTAAGGCGAGTTTTATTGCACCAGAAATTTATCAGTCATACTACGCAAGATCTGGTTATTCTACTGATTATTTGTATATCATAAAGCAAAACGAAAGTGAAATTATTAACCCAGCATATTGGGGATTACTTCCAGAAAATATAACTATTGATAAGAGGCAAGAATATTTAAGTCAATATCGAACCTATAATGCCAGAGTAGATAAAATACTTAACAATCAAAATAGAGCTGCATATTTTATAAAGAGTCAACGCTGCATAATTCTAGCAGATGGAATATTTGAACCACATTACAGATCAGATATAAGTTATCCTCATTATATAAAATATCACGATCATGGTTTGTTTGCATTAGCAGGAGTTTATACAGAATTAGATGATGGTTTATACACTACTACAATTATAACTAGAGAAGCTAATCCTTATTTTGCAGAGATACACAATAAGAAAAAGCAAGGTACTTTTAGAATGCCTCTAATATTAAATCAGGAGGATGAATCAAATTGGTTATCGAATGATTTAAATACAAGTGATATAACGGAATTATTAAATAGCTTTACTAGTAAAAAGTTCGTTGATTACCCAGTAAGAAAGAGTAGTGGTCACCCTATAAATAATGCTGAAGGAATTCAACCTTTTTTTTACCCCGAACAACAATCGTTGTTTTAA
- a CDS encoding helix-turn-helix domain-containing protein codes for MLLEEQYIRLIFGLKLKQIRTEKKLSLFGLGKLTGLSKSYLNEIEKGKKYPKTDKIAILAESLEVPYDHLVSLKLDKNLAPIGEILQSKILKEIPLDLFGIKENNLIDIIANAPAKVNAFISTIIKISQNYNLTRESFFLASLRSYQEAHNNYFEDIEERVEKFAKAYHINLNKKITSEDLKEILTEEFDYNFDNEELTKHIKLTELRNIYIPKKNTLLLSKEISEAQKTFIYAKEIAYNFLKIEDRLYTFPWIKFESFDQVLNNFIASYFAGALIIPKQQLINQLKELFNKEDWNPLRLHKILTSYNCSDETFYQRLTNILPTAFNIKNLFFLRFTHKKDSPKYRLSKELHITQQQAPHANRNQEHYCRRWVSIKTIQDFEYSEQKKSSSGIQISSYENSNNEYLVLSSANKDPFKKDIYRSISIGMLLSPHLKRKIKFFKEDTFKKNVVGVTCESCSVTDCKERVSEPWILDKKKRYKEIENTVKTIIESYN; via the coding sequence ATGTTACTAGAAGAACAATATATTCGCCTTATTTTTGGGCTAAAATTGAAGCAAATTAGAACAGAGAAAAAGCTCTCTCTTTTTGGTTTAGGAAAACTGACAGGATTATCAAAATCTTATTTAAATGAGATAGAAAAGGGAAAAAAATATCCAAAAACGGATAAAATTGCCATTTTAGCAGAAAGTCTTGAAGTTCCATATGACCATTTGGTCTCTTTGAAACTAGATAAAAACCTCGCTCCAATTGGTGAGATTTTACAATCTAAGATTTTAAAAGAAATTCCACTTGATCTTTTCGGTATAAAGGAAAATAACTTAATTGATATTATTGCGAATGCACCAGCTAAAGTAAACGCATTTATTAGTACGATAATTAAAATATCACAAAACTACAATCTTACTAGAGAAAGTTTTTTCCTAGCTTCATTACGTTCTTATCAAGAAGCACACAATAATTATTTTGAAGATATTGAAGAAAGAGTTGAAAAATTTGCAAAAGCTTATCATATCAATCTTAATAAAAAAATCACTTCTGAAGATTTAAAAGAAATATTAACCGAAGAATTTGATTACAATTTTGATAATGAAGAATTAACAAAACACATCAAATTAACTGAATTAAGAAATATTTATATTCCAAAAAAAAATACACTTTTATTGAGTAAAGAAATTTCGGAAGCACAGAAAACGTTTATTTATGCCAAAGAAATAGCGTATAATTTTTTAAAAATTGAAGATCGTTTATACACGTTTCCTTGGATTAAATTTGAAAGCTTTGATCAAGTATTAAATAATTTCATTGCATCTTATTTCGCTGGAGCTCTAATCATACCGAAACAACAATTAATCAATCAACTAAAGGAATTATTCAACAAAGAAGATTGGAATCCACTTAGACTTCATAAGATACTAACGAGTTACAATTGTTCTGATGAAACTTTCTACCAACGATTAACGAATATTTTACCTACAGCTTTTAATATAAAAAACTTATTCTTTTTACGTTTTACACATAAAAAAGATTCTCCAAAATATCGCTTAAGTAAAGAATTACACATTACCCAACAGCAAGCGCCTCATGCGAATCGAAATCAAGAGCATTATTGCCGAAGATGGGTGTCCATTAAAACCATTCAAGACTTTGAATATTCAGAACAAAAGAAATCTTCATCTGGAATACAGATTTCGTCTTATGAAAACTCTAACAATGAATATTTAGTATTGTCTTCTGCCAATAAAGATCCCTTTAAAAAAGACATATACCGTAGTATCAGTATTGGGATGCTCTTATCGCCACACTTAAAACGGAAAATAAAGTTTTTCAAGGAAGATACTTTTAAGAAAAACGTGGTTGGTGTAACCTGCGAATCGTGTTCCGTAACAGACTGTAAAGAGCGTGTATCAGAACCTTGGATACTAGACAAAAAAAAACGTTATAAAGAAATTGAAAATACGGTAAAAACCATCATCGAATCGTACAATTAA
- a CDS encoding YebC/PmpR family DNA-binding transcriptional regulator gives MGRAFEFRKARKMKRWSAMAKTFTRIGKDIVMAVKEGGPNPETNSRLRVVIQNAKAANMPKDNVARAIKKASDKDTANYKEVLFEGYAPHGIAVVVETATNNNNRTVANVRAAFNKCNGNLGTSGSVVFMFDHVVNFKVKEESLGMDLEEFEMEMIDFEVEEVFADEEDNSIMLYAPFGQFGAIQGYLEENNIEIVSSEFERIPTTTNKLSEEQQADVEKLLERLEEDDDVNQVYHSMEM, from the coding sequence ATGGGAAGAGCATTTGAATTTAGGAAAGCAAGAAAGATGAAACGTTGGTCTGCAATGGCGAAAACTTTTACCAGAATTGGTAAAGACATAGTTATGGCTGTAAAAGAAGGCGGACCAAATCCTGAAACCAATTCTCGTTTACGTGTTGTCATCCAAAATGCCAAGGCTGCAAACATGCCTAAGGATAACGTAGCTCGTGCAATTAAAAAAGCATCCGATAAAGATACTGCAAACTATAAAGAAGTTTTATTTGAGGGATACGCTCCTCATGGAATTGCAGTTGTAGTAGAAACTGCAACAAACAATAACAACAGAACAGTTGCTAATGTAAGAGCTGCTTTCAATAAATGTAATGGAAACTTAGGAACTTCTGGATCGGTTGTATTTATGTTTGATCATGTAGTAAACTTTAAGGTAAAAGAAGAATCTTTAGGAATGGATTTAGAAGAATTCGAAATGGAGATGATTGACTTTGAAGTTGAAGAAGTTTTTGCAGACGAAGAAGATAACAGTATTATGTTATATGCTCCGTTTGGACAGTTTGGTGCAATTCAAGGATACTTAGAAGAAAACAATATTGAAATTGTTTCTTCTGAATTTGAAAGAATTCCTACAACTACTAATAAACTTAGTGAAGAACAACAAGCAGATGTTGAAAAACTTTTAGAACGTTTAGAAGAAGACGATGACGTAAATCAAGTTTATCACTCGATGGAGATGTAA
- a CDS encoding acyl-CoA carboxylase subunit beta gives MDINFNKNEDHNKLLASDLKQRLAKIKLGGGEKRIQKHHEKGKLTARERIDYLLDNDSDSIEIGAFAGEGMYKEHGGCPSGGVVIKIGYVKGKQCIVVANDATVKAGAWFPITGKKNLRAQEIAIENKLPIIYLVDSAGVYLPMQDEIFPDKEHFGRIFRNNAVMSGMGITQIAAVMGSCVAGGAYLPIMSDEALIVDKTGSIFLAGSYLVKAAIGEAIDNETLGGATTHCEISGVTDYKAKDDKDALDRIKNVMDKIGDFEKAGYNRSESKAPLKDQDEIFGILPKARHEQYDMMEIIERLVDHSEFDEYKAGYGQTIITGYARIDGWAVGIVANQRKIVKSKGAKTKPSEMQFGGVIYSDSADKATRFIANCNQKKIPLVFLQDVTGFMVGSKSEHGGIIKDGAKMVNAVSNSVVPKFTIIIGNSYGAGNYAMCGKAYDPRLIAAWPSAELAVMSGASAAKVLLQIETAALKKKGEEITKDKEEELFDKIKSRYDEQISPYYAAARIWTDAVINPLDTRKWISMGIEAANHAPIEKPFNLGVIQV, from the coding sequence ATGGACATTAACTTCAATAAAAACGAAGACCACAACAAGTTGTTGGCTTCGGATTTAAAACAGCGTTTAGCCAAAATAAAATTAGGAGGAGGAGAAAAAAGAATTCAAAAACATCATGAAAAAGGAAAACTAACTGCAAGAGAGCGAATTGATTACTTACTTGATAACGACTCTGACTCTATTGAAATTGGAGCTTTTGCTGGTGAAGGAATGTATAAAGAACACGGTGGATGTCCTTCTGGTGGAGTAGTAATTAAAATTGGCTATGTAAAGGGAAAACAGTGCATTGTAGTTGCAAATGATGCAACCGTAAAAGCGGGAGCTTGGTTCCCAATAACTGGAAAAAAGAACTTAAGAGCTCAAGAAATCGCTATTGAAAACAAATTACCAATTATTTATTTAGTAGATTCTGCTGGTGTATATTTACCAATGCAAGATGAGATTTTCCCAGATAAAGAACACTTTGGTCGTATTTTCAGAAATAATGCCGTAATGAGTGGTATGGGAATTACACAAATTGCTGCTGTAATGGGAAGTTGCGTTGCTGGTGGAGCATATCTACCAATCATGAGTGATGAAGCCTTAATAGTAGATAAAACTGGGAGTATATTTTTAGCAGGAAGTTATTTGGTAAAAGCTGCAATTGGAGAAGCTATCGATAATGAAACTTTAGGTGGAGCAACAACACATTGTGAAATTTCTGGGGTTACCGATTACAAAGCTAAAGATGATAAAGACGCTTTAGATCGAATTAAAAATGTGATGGATAAGATTGGAGATTTTGAAAAGGCTGGTTACAACAGATCAGAAAGCAAAGCTCCTTTGAAAGATCAAGATGAGATTTTTGGAATTTTACCAAAAGCACGTCATGAACAATATGACATGATGGAAATTATAGAGCGCTTGGTTGATCATTCTGAATTTGATGAATATAAAGCTGGATACGGACAAACCATTATTACAGGTTATGCAAGAATTGATGGTTGGGCAGTTGGTATTGTAGCGAACCAAAGAAAAATTGTAAAATCAAAAGGTGCAAAAACAAAGCCTAGTGAAATGCAATTTGGTGGTGTAATTTATTCGGATTCTGCTGACAAAGCAACTCGTTTTATTGCAAACTGTAATCAGAAAAAAATTCCTTTAGTATTCCTACAAGATGTTACTGGGTTTATGGTAGGAAGCAAGTCTGAACATGGCGGAATTATTAAAGACGGAGCTAAAATGGTAAATGCTGTTAGTAATTCAGTCGTTCCTAAGTTCACTATTATCATTGGTAATTCATACGGAGCAGGAAACTATGCCATGTGTGGAAAAGCATATGACCCAAGATTAATCGCAGCTTGGCCAAGCGCTGAATTAGCTGTTATGAGCGGTGCTTCTGCTGCAAAAGTTTTATTACAAATAGAAACTGCGGCCTTGAAGAAAAAAGGTGAAGAAATTACTAAAGACAAAGAAGAAGAATTATTTGACAAAATTAAATCTAGATACGACGAACAAATTTCTCCGTATTATGCCGCCGCTAGAATTTGGACAGATGCTGTTATTAATCCGTTAGATACAAGAAAATGGATTTCAATGGGAATTGAAGCAGCAAACCATGCTCCAATTGAAAAGCCATTTAATTTGGGAGTTATTCAAGTTTAA
- a CDS encoding site-specific integrase, with product MIFSLQINTYVKKNGTQALRLKVSTSNKDTQYIDTGVSIKKTQWDSNKELVKKHTLEEQLNAKLNTLKTKVQKIYYENKGISAKRLLQIYKANIKYNTESFIDFYQSTIDEDKLRKKFRTAKTKQHYLDKLKMFSNFISFSDINHQFLKDYEIWLLKRDNRKNTIASNLRSIITVLNTAVRNGLIKENLARGYKIEKENTVKQSLNLEEIQKIADLDIPKRFKAMNVARDMFLFCFYSAGMRFTDMCLLKWKNIKENNIVYTMNKVKDRIGATRTIPLNPKSRAILEKYKGLNNTYVFPPLYKSEFKDQEQIEYNIYIKNNNLNRALKIVANQCDIDKRVSMHMGKHSFADYAVKSEVSLLMISKLLGHTRLETTQHYLKDFYHKEESDTINKLFG from the coding sequence ATGATTTTTAGCCTTCAAATTAATACTTATGTAAAGAAAAACGGAACTCAAGCTTTAAGACTGAAGGTTTCAACCTCTAATAAAGACACTCAATATATCGATACAGGAGTTTCCATTAAAAAAACACAATGGGATTCCAACAAAGAGCTTGTTAAAAAACATACTTTAGAAGAACAATTAAATGCCAAACTAAATACTTTAAAAACAAAGGTTCAGAAAATATACTACGAAAACAAAGGAATTTCAGCCAAAAGGTTATTACAAATCTACAAAGCAAACATCAAGTACAATACTGAGTCATTTATTGATTTCTACCAATCAACAATAGATGAAGACAAGCTGAGAAAAAAGTTTAGAACCGCTAAAACGAAACAACATTATCTAGATAAATTAAAAATGTTCTCAAACTTTATCTCTTTCTCCGATATCAATCATCAATTTTTGAAAGATTACGAAATCTGGTTATTAAAAAGAGATAACAGGAAAAATACAATTGCGTCAAACCTAAGAAGTATTATAACGGTTTTAAATACTGCAGTCAGAAATGGCTTAATTAAGGAAAACCTAGCACGTGGTTACAAAATCGAAAAAGAAAACACTGTTAAACAGTCTTTGAACTTAGAAGAAATTCAAAAGATTGCCGATTTAGATATCCCGAAAAGATTTAAAGCAATGAATGTTGCAAGAGACATGTTCTTATTTTGCTTTTATTCCGCTGGTATGCGCTTCACAGATATGTGTTTATTAAAATGGAAAAATATTAAAGAGAATAATATTGTTTATACAATGAATAAGGTAAAAGACAGAATAGGTGCTACCAGAACTATTCCTCTCAACCCAAAATCTAGAGCTATTCTAGAAAAATACAAAGGATTAAATAACACTTACGTCTTCCCTCCTCTTTACAAATCCGAATTTAAAGATCAAGAGCAAATTGAATATAACATCTACATAAAAAACAACAATTTAAACCGAGCACTGAAAATTGTTGCTAACCAATGTGATATTGACAAAAGAGTTTCGATGCATATGGGAAAACACTCCTTTGCTGACTACGCTGTAAAAAGCGAAGTTAGCTTATTAATGATTTCTAAACTTTTAGGGCATACAAGACTTGAAACCACTCAACATTATCTGAAAGACTTTTATCATAAGGAAGAATCCGACACGATCAATAAGTTATTTGGTTAA